Below is a window of Roseivirga misakiensis DNA.
ACGATCTAGTTCTTGTTTGTTTCCTGAGATGAAACGCGTTTGTTCATAGTAATTGATGATCTGATTATTTACTCTAAACTTTAATAATTCATCTTCAGCACCCTTCAACTTTCTGTCAGATTTGTCTACTGCATCTTTGAAGAAACCTATAACAGAGTCTGTTTGGCCTTCTTTGTTTGCTTTCTGCTGTGTGATAAATATATCGGTGAGAAGTGATAGTGTTTTTTGACTCAAAATGGGATCTATTGAACTATATTCCATTCTGATCATATCACTGTTTCCCTCACGTGACACCTTTAAATTGGCCAATTGGTCTAATCCGAAGAATGCATTTTCAGAATTGATCAATTTATGGACGGGATTCTCATTGTCCTTATCTCGAATTTGGATGATCTGGTAAAGGAGAGATTCCTCGTTCTCCCTTTCCGTGACTTGGATTGGTAGTTCCTTGATTGATTTTCTGTAATCTGATACGTTTTCAGGAAGAATGTCTAGTGCGCCTTGATAGTCTTGCCATAAAAAGTAGGCTAATAATCGGGCAGAAAGCTCTCTATGTGTTTCATAGGCCAAGGCTAAGTTGATCAAGTTTTCAAGCTCGTTGTTGGTTTTGGCATAATCGATTCTGCCTGAGCTGCTGCTCTCGATGCTGTATCCTGAAATCAGTCCAGTATTTAGCAGCGTATGCGTAGCGTACTCTTTCTTATCGTTTTTAGTGCTAAAGAAGACTAAGAGTGTCAGCACTAGGGCCGTACCAGCTATGTGCCAGAAGTAGCGAACGATTAAACGAATAAGTTCTAGTAATGACATGGGGTTTATTTTAAGATTGATTCACCAACTAATTCACTAAGTATTTTCATGCAATACCAAGCTTCATTTTTAGATTTCTCGTACTCAAGTTTTGATGTATAGCAGGCATCTACCGCCATGCGATACTGTTCCATTGGCGTTTTTCCTGCTTTAAAGAAATTCTCGGCGATTTTAAGGGCAACCTCGTTCGCCTCAACTACCTCGGTTTGTAATTCAACCGCTTTTAAGCATGATTTCAATTCCTTGTAAAAGCGTACTACTTCTTGTCTGATAAAGTCCCTTTGCTCTTGTTTCATGCCTTCTAGGCGCTTTATTTCAAGTTTTTGAATCTTTATCTCATGTTTTCTTGAAGATACCTCGGTGAAAGGGAGTCTCAGGTTTAATCCTACATTATAGGTGATGTTTTGACGCGTTAGATAAGTAAATCTATTGTCAGTGGCGCCATCAGTTAGTTGGTCAGAAACGATTCCGTTTCCATAATTCACTCCAGCGGTCAGGGCTAAGTGTCTGAGCCATTTCTTTTTTGTGACACTGATTTCTTCCATCACTTTCTCTTGACTTGTGGATAGCCTATCGATAGAAGCCATATTACCCTCTGCTATAGTGAGCAATTCTTCTAAGGGTTTGATGTTATCGAGGGCTACGTTATCCAATACTTGTGCTTTGCTTACTTGTGATAGGAGTAGTAGGGCCAACAGCATGGCTAGAAAAAAGCCTTTGTTAAATCTTTGATTCTTAATCTGAATTGCCGTCAAACTGTCGGGTCTCTCATGTTCAATTTGGTTTGTAAATACTTTCATGGTTAGTCGAATTTTGTAATTAAATGACCTTTAAAAAGCATCCATTTATTAGCGAAATATTGCTTGATCTTTACTGTAGCATTTCTGCTCATAAATGGTTGTTCTGTGTATTTGTAAAAGATCATACTGCTAAATAAGACTATAGGAATGGCGATTATGAGGCTAATCGTTAGTTGAACCCAATAGGGGGATGAGTAACCGAATCTTCCGATAAGTGAATATGTCAGTTCGAGTAGCGGTAAGTGGGTTAGATATATGGTGTAGCACATACCACCGATCACCGCGATCCATCGGAAAGTCAAAAGCTTATGTATAATCCTACCTTTAAAGGCGGCAGTGAAGAACCCAAACATAGCGACCATAAAAATCAATGACTTACCTAATTCTTCTGTCCAGGTAAACATCAGTACTGGAATTGCTATAAAGCCAATAAGATCCCACTTGATGCTTTTTCGGTTGTGCCATACTGATTCATTCACATATATATCTGCCATCAGTAAGCCAACCAGAAAATGTTGTAGTTGCCCTAAGATTGAGGCTTTCGTAGGTAAATATTGCCATCCGAATTGATGTTGCGCTATGATGAAAATCACCGTAAAGGATAAGAGTAGTGTTCGGCGAATTTTAGTGTTTTTCTGACTGAAATAGAGTTGTGCTAAAAAGGGTGCGAATAAATAGTACTGAATTTCAACTTCAAGTGACCAGGCTACGGGATTTATAATGGAAAACTCACCATAGCTTAAATTATGCACATAGAATATGCTGGCTATGTAATGATTAAAGAGTGTTGCTAAACCGATCTGTTCCTTAAATAGTAATACTAAACCAAAAATGGTCATCCAAAATATGTATGGCGGTTCTAACCGCGTAAGTCTTTTCGATAAATAGGTTTTGTAGCTAAATCGATTGTGTTGTTTTGCAAATGGCAGGCTTAAAATAAATCCACTAAGGGTAAAAAAGATCATCACCCCAATGGCGCCTCTGCTAATGATATAAGAAAGCTCCGTTTCGAGGTTTGAACTAGGAGCGAGCACGTATCTTTCGAAGCGTTCTGTCGCATGAAGCAACACTACAGGGATAATGGCTATAAACCGGATACCGTCTACAAATGGTAAATAGCGTTTACCGCCAGTATCTCGCGTCAATGATTCTAAGAGATTGTTGAAAGGCTTCATAACTAAACGTTTTCGTGCTGGAAAGCTGCAAGAGGAGTTTTGAATAAGATTTTCAGATCCATCCAAAAATTGTGGTGCATGGCATATTCGATATCCAACTGAATCCTGCGCTCTGGATCAGCACTGTCTTTACCTCGTTCTGTTACTTGCCAAAGTCCTGTTAGACCAGCTGGACCCAGAAAGCGGCCTACACTTTGGTCTTTGGTTAGTTTTTCCGCTTCATATAAGGGGAGTGGGCGATTGCCTACCAACGACATATCACCAATGAGAATATTAAAGAGTTGAGGCAATTCGTCTATACTAGTGTTTCGAATGAACCTTCCAACTCTGGTGATTCTTGGATCATTTTTAAACTTGACGAAAGTATTTTTTTCGTCCGTGGCTTTGTGCCCTTCAAATTCATCGAGCTTTGAATAGCCTTCGTCCCCAACGACAACTCTGTATTTATCAATGTTGGTTATTAAGCGACGATTTAGTTCATGTTGTTCGCAATTAACTTGTTCACCAGCATCATACTGGTTGAGATGCTTCATTTGATCAATCATTTGATCAGCATCTGTTCTCATGGATCTGAATTTGTAAAATTTAAATGTGTGGTAATTCTGACCCACCCTCATGGCATAATAGAACACGGGGCCTTTCGATTCTAATCGGATAGCAATGATGATCAGTAGGAGTAGTGGACTCAGTAAAACGATCAATAGTGCGGATACAAAAATGTCTATAGTACGTTTGGCGAATTGAGATGATTTTGAACTATTCATAAGCTTTCTTTTATCTATTACAAAGCTATTTCGAATGGTTACAGGTGTCGGTTCTATTAGATGAGTGAAGGGCTTATGTCGATCAATGAACTGATAAATTAGATAACTAATTATACGTTTATAACTAATTGGATATGAGTGAAATGAATTGTTTTTATTGAAGTGAATTCAATAAAAAAACTCCACTTGGATTAAGTGGAGTCTACGGTAAGTAATTAAGTCAGAAGTTTAGATTACCTTCTTTGGTACAGGTGACTTGTATTTCTATATCCAGTTTGTGATCGGTACCAGTCCATGTAACTGAATCCATAGCTTTTAGCCCATTCATCAAACCTTAAATGTCCTAACCTAATATCCGAATTTTCTTTGGGGTAATCAAAACTTTCAGGTAGATGAATACCCCATGGTAAATCTGTTTTTGACCTGTAGTATTGGCCTATTGAAACATCAGTATCATCGTTTTGGGTACCAAAGAGTGTGGCGTCAACTAGATCAGTCGGTGCGTAGCCTGGCAGGTGAACTTCTCTTCCACGATTCTGAGAAATAATCAAGAATGGGTTGTAAGGGACACTGCCTATATCTGCATATGTTTTTGGGCTTTGGAATGTTATTTCGATTGAAACCTCACTTGGTTCATGATATGTAGAACCATCTTCTGTATTCACGAAACCATTTGTATCGAAATGATCATGAACATTTCCAGTGATTATAAATGTAGCCCTTGTCTGCCCACTTTCTGTTCCATTACTGTTTAGGGTGATATAATTCGAGCTTAAATTTTGTCCATTTACGGCTGTGATATCCGAGGGTAATAAGTCTGTTGTGAAACCAAAACCGTTTCTATAACCTGCGCCGACAGCTCTGATTTTAAACTTTGGAGACATAGCAACCACTTGGTTGTCTGCATTTAGGATGTGCTTGAACTGGTAGTCAATCACGAGGTCGTTGAAATCATAGTCCCCATAATTCGGCCAATTATCTTCAAAAGCAAAAGTACCGTAGGTGGTAGAAGAGGGATAATAGCTATCATATGCCCGGTTAGGGTCATTAGGGTACTCATCCAAAATATCATTTATACCATCACCATCCGTATCTAACGTTCCTGGTCTGTCTATGGGACTTACATTGTCTTTATTAATGGCTTCCACAGGGTTTGAGGTCACAAAAAGAATGGCGTCATTAAAATCCTGATCGCAATGAAAAGGGATGTTGTCTCGCCTTACATCTTCGAAACCAACTAAAAATAGCTCATTTTCGGCGTCCCAAAGCAGCACATTATGCTGTTTCAAGTCGTCGTTAGGCTCAGGGTTTAAGTTCTTGTCTCCAAAGACAATGTGTTCATAGTCTTCTGAATTGCTACCATCCCAACCATTGGCCAGTAGTACGAGCCCGATGGAAGTACCTGCAGTAAAGCGTCCAATATTTACTTTATCTCCAGAAGAAAGACCTCCGCCTGATCCTGAATAGGATAGATTTGGAAAAATTACATTGATTTCGTCAATATCATCAAGGCTTTGAGGTGGCGTACCTGTTGTGTATGTATAAAATGCCATAGCATTTCGCCAACCAGCACCTTCGTGTACAAATGTCAACCAGACATCGCATTCTTCCTCAATATCCAAGGTTGTCTTTTTGCCATTGGCTAAATAAGAAGGGTGAAATTCTGGTACTGGTTGTTTTTCAGGCAGGGAAGCATTGATGTATTCTAATAAAGTACTTGAAATCTGATCTCTTTCTGCTTCTAAATAGTTTGGAACTCCCTGGTTGTTATAGCCGCCCATGTAGTTTATGGTGAAGCTTTCCACTGCATTATTAATCGAGAAACTTCCGTCACTAGTTGATCTGGAGGATTTATAAGCATCAATTGTTTTTGTGGAGATTAAACCTCCTTTGCAAATCATCTCAATCGTGCCGTTTATAACAGGCACGTGAATTGAATTAGGTACGCCGATGTAGGCTGTCTCAATGATGACTTCACCAAAGTGGGCTGGTAAATCCAAGCGCCCAGAAGCTTTCCCTTGGCTATCAGTAAGCGTGGTGTAAATCAACGCGTTTTTCTCTCCATTCAGAGTAGACCAAATATTAGCCTTAATACCTTTAATCGGCTGATTAGTATTGTCGTAAAATGTTAAATCAATACTTGTCGATGTCGTTGTTCTAAAGTCAAAATCGGTTCCCTGTTCAGGTACTTGATCAATTTCAACTTCGGGCTTTTCTACACATGACAGCATCGCCATGCAGATAAGCATCATTAATAATCCTTTGCTCATATTTTTAGAATTTTAGGCTACGGTTCTTAAGCCTGTGAATTGATTAGTTTGATTAAGCAATGAATTGATTCTGAGGGTAAGTTCTTTTGGGTTAAAAGGCTTGCTCAGCGTGTCTTTTGCGCCTGTCTGTAAGGCATTGATACGCTGATCGCTTTTGTCTTCATCTGTCAAAATAAAAAGTGATGTACCAGACCAAGCCATTTGTAGGTTTAGGGTGTTTAAAATTTGACACGCCTCGGTATTTTCTTCTTGGTAGTCACATAATATAAGGTCAAAGTGCTGACCCTGAGTGATTAAGGCTTGTGCCTCTGTAGGTGTTTCTACCGCTTTCACTTCGTGTGTTTTTCCAAGGTAGTTGAGTAAAAACACTCTCATCATGTAATTGTCTTCTACGATCAATATCTTTCTCATAACGGTATTTATTTTTGGTTCGATTCAAATGTAGAAGTATGAATCCGCAGCAATTATCTGTTTCGATAAGCTGTAATAATCATTCGATAAGAAGATGTGAATAGGAGATGGGTGTTTTTCTAAAAAAGAGAAAGTTGCTCCTGACGATTGTTTAATGGCTTTTTGGCCTTACCTAATACTGTCATACCGCCGTATTTATGACTCTCAGCCCTTTCTTTTGCTATCACTTGCTCAAAATTTGTATTAGCCTGAAAGGATTTTTCCATGCGCTGAGAGATTTTGGATAGGTTTTTAATGGCCTTCACTCTATCAGAATGGCCAATTTTGGCTTTTTCCAGACTTACTTTTAGAATGGACAGTGTTTCATCATACACTTTTAAGGGCACAGGAAATGGATTTCCATCTTTGCCACCATGGGCAAATGAAAACCGTGCTGGATCGGTAAATCTTGACGGTGTTCCATGGATTACCTCACTCACAAGGGTTAAAGATTGTAACGTGCGAGGGCCTACGCCTTTTAATAAAAGTAATTCGTCGAATTGGCTGATATCAGTGTCATGCGCGAGGGCTAAAGTCGCGCCCAATCTCTTGAGGTCGATATCCTTTGCTTTTACATCATGATGGGAGGGCATCATAACATAGCGCTGGGCTACTTTCTGGATGAGTTCAGGCTTTTCTCTTGTTAAATTTAAAATACTGGTTTTTGTTGCTTGTGCTTGAGGAGCTGTTAAGTTTAAGATTTCACCCTGATTATATCCAATAACGGCAGAATGTGGTTCATTTAAGAAGTCGCTGAAAGCTTCAGAGTGCCAGTGATACCGACGTGCATAACCAGTATCACCATTCATTCCCTGCTGTACAACCGACCATTCTCCCTCTCGTGTGAGGAAGAAGGAGTGTAGATATATAGAAAACCCATCCTGTATAGCGGTGTTATCCACTTTGGCGCTTAAGCGGCTTGAGCGTACCAGTTCGTTGCCATCCAGCCCTGTTTGTGAAGCTATTTTTAGAAGTTCTTGAGGTGTCGCTCGCGAATATTTGCCTCGGCCGCCACAAACGTATAAGCCTAATTCTTTTGATATAGGATTTATGGCTTTTTTTAAGGCACCAATCACAGACGTCGTAATGCCAGAAGAATGCCAATCCATACCCATTACCGCTCCTAAAGACTGAAACCAAAGCGGATCGCTCATTCTTTTAATAAAAGCTGCGCGACCATATTCTATGATAATTGATTCGGTAATGGCTCGGCCGAGCTTAGTCATTCTATTGGCAAGCCAAGGAGGAACAGTTCCATAGTGCAAGGGGAGGTCTGCGTGCCCAGATCGTTTCATTAGTACAAATAACTAAAATATATAGCAAACTAAAAATAATAGTTATCTAATCATCTAGGGGTTTAAACTTGAGTAACCCACAATAATTAAATAGGAGTTATAAAATGAGCTTAAAATGCACTAAATTCAATAGCAACAACACACGATGAAGGTCAAAGTCAACGTAAAAAAGGGTTTTAAGCTAATCTCAGCAATCTTGCTGATCGTATGCATCGCGTGTTCTGAAGTGATCGATTTAGGGGGCGACCCTAGTAGTCAGTTTGTATTAGTTTACGGTAGAATTACAGATGGTACGGCTGGTAATGAGATATCTCTTTCTTTGACCTCTGACCGATCCGACGGTGCTCAACAGCCCATCAGTGGAGCGACCATTTCTTTAATGAGTGACAATGGTTTTTTGGGTCGATATTTTGAAAAAGTTGATAGTCCGGGAGATTATAGGTTGAGTTATTCAGATTCCGCCAGGGAGGGTTCTGCTTATCATGTAGTAATTGATTTACCTAGCGGAGAACAAATCGTATCAGAACCAGCGATTATGCCTGGGCTAGCCGCTAAGGATTCTTTGTCGCTTAAGTTTGAGTTGATTGATTTCTTTATAGGAGAGCAGGGTTTTCGGCAAGCCAATCGCGCAGCACAGCTTTTTGTAGAAACTAAAATATTGGAACCGAATAATGACTTCTACTTAAAATGGAATATTCTAGAAAGTTATATCGCATTGGAAACACCGCAGTGTTGCGGCACACCGCCGCCGCCTTGCTATATAGGCAATGATATATCGGGTCAGGAAATTAAGATTTTTAATGGGCGGGATTTGACGGCCGACGTTATTCCGAGTAAACTCTTTAAAACTACTAAGATTGATGGGCGATTTGCCTTTATCTATTACTACTCGGTGATTCAAACAACACTAGACGAACAAGCTTATAACTATTGGGCTCAGCTTCAGGAAATTGCAGATTTATCGGGTTTTATATTCGATAAGACGGTGGCTAACATTCAAGGTAATTTATATTATCCCGATAACCCTAAGAAACAAGTCTTCGGTTATTTCGAGGTAGCCCGATCTG
It encodes the following:
- a CDS encoding TolC family protein, whose product is MKVFTNQIEHERPDSLTAIQIKNQRFNKGFFLAMLLALLLLSQVSKAQVLDNVALDNIKPLEELLTIAEGNMASIDRLSTSQEKVMEEISVTKKKWLRHLALTAGVNYGNGIVSDQLTDGATDNRFTYLTRQNITYNVGLNLRLPFTEVSSRKHEIKIQKLEIKRLEGMKQEQRDFIRQEVVRFYKELKSCLKAVELQTEVVEANEVALKIAENFFKAGKTPMEQYRMAVDACYTSKLEYEKSKNEAWYCMKILSELVGESILK
- a CDS encoding acyltransferase family protein is translated as MKPFNNLLESLTRDTGGKRYLPFVDGIRFIAIIPVVLLHATERFERYVLAPSSNLETELSYIISRGAIGVMIFFTLSGFILSLPFAKQHNRFSYKTYLSKRLTRLEPPYIFWMTIFGLVLLFKEQIGLATLFNHYIASIFYVHNLSYGEFSIINPVAWSLEVEIQYYLFAPFLAQLYFSQKNTKIRRTLLLSFTVIFIIAQHQFGWQYLPTKASILGQLQHFLVGLLMADIYVNESVWHNRKSIKWDLIGFIAIPVLMFTWTEELGKSLIFMVAMFGFFTAAFKGRIIHKLLTFRWIAVIGGMCYTIYLTHLPLLELTYSLIGRFGYSSPYWVQLTISLIIAIPIVLFSSMIFYKYTEQPFMSRNATVKIKQYFANKWMLFKGHLITKFD
- a CDS encoding LruC domain-containing protein encodes the protein MSKGLLMMLICMAMLSCVEKPEVEIDQVPEQGTDFDFRTTTSTSIDLTFYDNTNQPIKGIKANIWSTLNGEKNALIYTTLTDSQGKASGRLDLPAHFGEVIIETAYIGVPNSIHVPVINGTIEMICKGGLISTKTIDAYKSSRSTSDGSFSINNAVESFTINYMGGYNNQGVPNYLEAERDQISSTLLEYINASLPEKQPVPEFHPSYLANGKKTTLDIEEECDVWLTFVHEGAGWRNAMAFYTYTTGTPPQSLDDIDEINVIFPNLSYSGSGGGLSSGDKVNIGRFTAGTSIGLVLLANGWDGSNSEDYEHIVFGDKNLNPEPNDDLKQHNVLLWDAENELFLVGFEDVRRDNIPFHCDQDFNDAILFVTSNPVEAINKDNVSPIDRPGTLDTDGDGINDILDEYPNDPNRAYDSYYPSSTTYGTFAFEDNWPNYGDYDFNDLVIDYQFKHILNADNQVVAMSPKFKIRAVGAGYRNGFGFTTDLLPSDITAVNGQNLSSNYITLNSNGTESGQTRATFIITGNVHDHFDTNGFVNTEDGSTYHEPSEVSIEITFQSPKTYADIGSVPYNPFLIISQNRGREVHLPGYAPTDLVDATLFGTQNDDTDVSIGQYYRSKTDLPWGIHLPESFDYPKENSDIRLGHLRFDEWAKSYGFSYMDWYRSQTGYRNTSHLYQRR
- a CDS encoding response regulator: MRKILIVEDNYMMRVFLLNYLGKTHEVKAVETPTEAQALITQGQHFDLILCDYQEENTEACQILNTLNLQMAWSGTSLFILTDEDKSDQRINALQTGAKDTLSKPFNPKELTLRINSLLNQTNQFTGLRTVA
- a CDS encoding DUF763 domain-containing protein, producing the protein MKRSGHADLPLHYGTVPPWLANRMTKLGRAITESIIIEYGRAAFIKRMSDPLWFQSLGAVMGMDWHSSGITTSVIGALKKAINPISKELGLYVCGGRGKYSRATPQELLKIASQTGLDGNELVRSSRLSAKVDNTAIQDGFSIYLHSFFLTREGEWSVVQQGMNGDTGYARRYHWHSEAFSDFLNEPHSAVIGYNQGEILNLTAPQAQATKTSILNLTREKPELIQKVAQRYVMMPSHHDVKAKDIDLKRLGATLALAHDTDISQFDELLLLKGVGPRTLQSLTLVSEVIHGTPSRFTDPARFSFAHGGKDGNPFPVPLKVYDETLSILKVSLEKAKIGHSDRVKAIKNLSKISQRMEKSFQANTNFEQVIAKERAESHKYGGMTVLGKAKKPLNNRQEQLSLF
- a CDS encoding DUF4249 domain-containing protein; its protein translation is MKVKVNVKKGFKLISAILLIVCIACSEVIDLGGDPSSQFVLVYGRITDGTAGNEISLSLTSDRSDGAQQPISGATISLMSDNGFLGRYFEKVDSPGDYRLSYSDSAREGSAYHVVIDLPSGEQIVSEPAIMPGLAAKDSLSLKFELIDFFIGEQGFRQANRAAQLFVETKILEPNNDFYLKWNILESYIALETPQCCGTPPPPCYIGNDISGQEIKIFNGRDLTADVIPSKLFKTTKIDGRFAFIYYYSVIQTTLDEQAYNYWAQLQEIADLSGFIFDKTVANIQGNLYYPDNPKKQVFGYFEVARSDTTRISASSDEFSFFLRQPCPAAPESSAPECTACLLIENSSHHRPYYY